A window of Cherax quadricarinatus isolate ZL_2023a unplaced genomic scaffold, ASM3850222v1 Contig2251, whole genome shotgun sequence contains these coding sequences:
- the LOC128688698 gene encoding titin-like, whose translation MMNPDQCSMLLEVKSNNIGTSTVKSKVNNILREQCASTTVQVKTEGIINIKEQSLENTDKLDTQGSEDPNQQECSICQKEIVSLCKVSLCSRMDEKPYVCFCGKWFSRSDVLHIHQKFRHLLDDKVVQQEVPAVSEPKVEHNPLPQEAPIVPVPKVKKHKPVQLKSKGKKHKILKQEVLVVPKSKVEHNSAQQKVPTVLKHEVKHKLTHQETLAWPKSIVKIHKPIQQEVLAVPKFKAQHSPVQQEVISVPKFKIKKHKPIKQEVPTVPKPKVKCKLAQQEAPAASKLKVTTPTKDTR comes from the coding sequence ATGATGAATCCAGATCAATGTTCAATGTTGCTGGAAGTCAAAAGTAATAATATAGGAACATCCACAGTAAAAAGCAAAGTTAATAACATTTTAAGAGAGCAATGTGCTTCCACTACAGTTCAGGTGAAGACAGAGGGGATTATTAACATCAAGGAACAGTCTTTGGAAAACACCGACAAGCTTGATACTCAAGGCTCAGAGGATCCTAACCAGCAAGAGTGCAGTATATGCCAGAAAGAAATTGTCTCCTTATGCAAGGTGTCGTTGTGTTCTCGCATGGATGAGAAACCATATGTATGCTTCTGTGGAAAATGGTTCAGTCGCTCCGATGTACtccacatacaccaaaaattcaGACATTTATTGGATGATAAAGTGGTTCAGCAGGAAGTGCCTGCTGTGTCAGAACCCAAAGTTGAGCACAACCCATTACCACAGGAGGCTCCGATTGTGCCAGTACCCAAGGTTAAGAAACACAAACCAGTTCAGCTGAAATCTAAGGGTAAGAAGCACAAAATACTTAAGCAAGAAGTGTTGGTTGTGCCAAAATCCAAAGTTGAACATAATTCAGCTCAGCAAAAAGTGCCAACTGTGTTAAAACATGAAGTCAAGCACAAACTCACTCACCAGGAAACACTGGCTTGGCCAAAATCTATAGTTAAAATACACAAACCAATTCAGCAGGAAGTACTGGCTGTGCCAAAATTCAAAGCTCAGCACAGCCCAGTTCAGCAGGAAGTGATATCTGTGCCTAAATTTAAGATTAAGAAGCACAAACCAATCAAGCAGGAAGTGCCAACTGTACCAAAACCCAAAGTTAAGTGCAAATTGGCTCAGCAAGAAGCACCAGCTGCATCAAAACTCAAGG